In Cupriavidus basilensis, one genomic interval encodes:
- a CDS encoding RraA family protein, translated as MTSLAEQLATCNTPGLFDVLRIHGLPVRELPREVRALSPRMKLAGPVFTITGRPDPAISVHESLDLFISRVLSGAPRGHVVVCQPNDHARSAMGDLAAEALKQRGIRGYYIDGGSRDADEITEIGFPVFARYTSPVDIVGSWRLEATDVPVVIGGVTVNPGDYLLGDRDGTLLIDKEHAEFVITETVRTMQTDSRMRTEIRGGRDPYDAFLEFGKL; from the coding sequence ATGACATCCCTGGCCGAACAACTGGCAACCTGCAACACCCCGGGCCTCTTCGACGTACTGCGCATTCACGGCTTGCCCGTGCGTGAACTGCCGCGCGAGGTCCGCGCGCTCTCCCCCCGCATGAAACTCGCCGGGCCGGTCTTTACGATCACCGGACGGCCCGACCCGGCCATCAGCGTCCATGAATCGCTGGACCTGTTTATCTCCCGCGTGCTGTCAGGCGCGCCGCGCGGCCACGTAGTGGTCTGCCAGCCGAACGACCACGCCCGCTCGGCGATGGGTGACCTGGCCGCCGAAGCGCTCAAGCAGCGCGGCATACGCGGCTACTACATCGATGGTGGTTCGCGCGATGCCGATGAGATCACCGAGATCGGGTTCCCCGTCTTCGCGCGCTATACCAGCCCGGTCGATATCGTCGGCAGCTGGCGGCTGGAAGCCACCGATGTGCCGGTGGTGATCGGCGGGGTCACCGTCAACCCCGGTGACTACCTGCTGGGCGACCGCGACGGGACCTTGCTGATTGACAAGGAGCACGCGGAGTTCGTCATCACGGAAACGGTCAGGACCATGCAGACCGATTCACGCATGCGCACCGAGATCCGCGGCGGCCGCGACCCGTATGACGCCTTCCTCGAGTTTGGGAAACTGTGA
- a CDS encoding LysR family transcriptional regulator, with protein sequence MDIRQIRAFLAIADTGSVTRAAELLHVVQPAVSRQLKLLEDDVGAPLFERDRRGMQLTEAGHILMERARRALRELDAARLEIRPTPGLISGIVNLGLLPSSCELLTGPLVGALQAQYPHVRLSVSVGYTDHMLRWLESGEIDAALLYDPTASPALEVEPLVEESLSLVGLAALGLRDEEPVPVQALGSAPLVLPSSPHRLRNLVEHACAVADVPITVVAETNALSVQKALVTQGYGLSVIPRVAVHHEIERGILSAARIDGPDFLRRIVLALPTTRRVPTAVRCATTALQVVVKDIARSGHWLGARWLGD encoded by the coding sequence ATGGATATCCGCCAGATCCGCGCCTTTCTTGCCATCGCCGACACGGGCAGCGTGACCCGCGCCGCAGAATTGCTCCACGTCGTGCAGCCTGCGGTTTCGCGCCAGCTCAAGCTGCTGGAGGACGATGTCGGTGCACCATTGTTCGAGCGGGACCGCCGCGGCATGCAGTTGACCGAGGCCGGCCACATCCTGATGGAGCGCGCCCGCCGTGCGCTGCGCGAGCTGGACGCGGCGCGCCTCGAGATCCGCCCTACGCCCGGCCTGATTTCCGGCATCGTGAACCTCGGGCTGCTGCCCAGCAGTTGCGAGTTGCTGACCGGCCCGCTGGTGGGTGCCCTGCAGGCGCAGTACCCGCATGTGCGGTTGTCGGTCTCGGTCGGCTATACCGATCACATGCTGCGCTGGCTGGAGAGCGGCGAGATCGATGCGGCACTGCTCTACGACCCCACCGCCTCTCCGGCGCTGGAGGTGGAGCCACTGGTCGAGGAGTCCCTGAGCCTCGTGGGGCTGGCCGCGCTCGGCCTGCGCGATGAGGAACCCGTGCCGGTGCAAGCGCTGGGGAGCGCACCGCTGGTGCTGCCAAGCTCACCGCATCGCCTGCGCAACCTGGTTGAACACGCTTGCGCCGTGGCGGATGTGCCGATCACCGTGGTGGCCGAGACCAATGCGCTGAGCGTACAAAAGGCGCTAGTTACGCAAGGCTATGGGCTCAGCGTGATCCCGCGCGTCGCAGTGCACCACGAGATCGAGCGCGGCATCCTGAGCGCGGCACGCATCGACGGCCCCGACTTCCTGCGCCGGATCGTGCTGGCGCTGCCTACCACGCGGCGTGTTCCTACCGCGGTGCGCTGCGCCACGACCGCCTTGCAGGTAGTGGTAAAGGACATTGCGCGCAGCGGCCATTGGCTGGGCGCGCGCTGGCTGGGCGACTGA
- a CDS encoding ABC transporter substrate-binding protein, with protein sequence MASSIARLAASLVAAAGLSAPAWGADDVLRIGFITDMSGVYADFDGQGGAEAIKLAIADAGGSVLGRKIELLTADHQNKADVAAAKAREWFDQQGVDLLIGGSNSAASLAMAKVAAEKKRVFISAGSGTTRLTNEECNPYTVQYAYDTAAMARGTGAAVTRQGGKSWYFLTVDYAFGTSLEKDTADVVKANGGKVLGAVRHPLSAADFSSFLMQAQASKAQVLGLANGGGDLINSIKTAREFGIGKTMTLAAMMVFINDIHALGLNVTQGMYLTDGWYWDQSPASRAWAKRYYEKMKKMPSMFQAADASSALTYLKAVKAVGTTDADKVMAQMRAAPVDDFFAKGGTIRPDGRMVHDMYLMQVKTPAESKGPWDYYKLVNTIPGAQAYMTKAESKCALWK encoded by the coding sequence ATGGCATCAAGCATCGCAAGGCTCGCGGCATCGCTCGTCGCCGCGGCGGGATTGAGCGCGCCCGCCTGGGGCGCGGATGATGTACTGCGCATTGGCTTCATCACCGACATGTCCGGCGTGTACGCGGATTTTGACGGGCAGGGCGGCGCCGAGGCGATCAAGCTGGCGATTGCCGATGCCGGGGGCAGCGTGCTGGGCCGCAAGATCGAGCTGCTGACGGCGGATCACCAGAACAAGGCCGATGTGGCGGCTGCCAAGGCGCGCGAATGGTTCGACCAGCAGGGGGTGGACCTGCTGATTGGCGGCTCCAATTCCGCGGCCAGCCTCGCCATGGCGAAGGTGGCCGCAGAGAAGAAGAGAGTCTTTATCTCCGCAGGCTCCGGCACCACGCGCCTGACCAACGAGGAGTGCAATCCGTACACCGTGCAGTATGCCTATGACACTGCTGCCATGGCGCGCGGCACCGGCGCCGCGGTGACCAGGCAAGGCGGCAAGTCATGGTATTTCCTGACGGTCGACTACGCCTTCGGCACGTCGCTGGAAAAAGACACGGCCGACGTGGTCAAGGCCAATGGCGGCAAGGTGCTCGGAGCCGTCAGGCATCCGCTCTCCGCCGCGGACTTCTCCTCCTTCCTCATGCAGGCACAGGCCTCCAAGGCGCAGGTGCTGGGCCTGGCCAACGGCGGCGGCGACCTGATCAACTCGATCAAGACGGCCAGGGAGTTCGGCATCGGCAAGACCATGACCCTGGCCGCGATGATGGTCTTCATCAACGATATCCATGCCCTGGGCCTGAATGTCACGCAGGGGATGTACCTGACCGACGGCTGGTACTGGGACCAGAGCCCCGCATCGCGCGCGTGGGCCAAGCGCTATTACGAAAAGATGAAGAAGATGCCGTCCATGTTCCAGGCGGCCGATGCTTCCTCGGCGCTGACCTATCTGAAGGCGGTCAAGGCCGTGGGCACGACCGACGCGGACAAGGTCATGGCGCAGATGCGTGCTGCCCCGGTCGACGACTTCTTTGCCAAGGGCGGCACGATCCGGCCAGACGGGCGGATGGTGCACGATATGTACCTGATGCAGGTCAAGACGCCGGCCGAGTCCAAGGGGCCATGGGATTACTACAAGCTGGTCAACACCATTCCCGGAGCGCAGGCGTACATGACCAAGGCGGAGTCCAAATGCGCGCTTTGGAAGTGA
- a CDS encoding MFS transporter, with product MPSAHPSVLQPLGQPVFRMLWLAWLAGNMTMWMNDVSAAWLMAQLTTGPMMVALVQACASLPLFLLGLPSGALADLLDRKRLYAFAQFWIALVSIALAVLAAAGWMTANSLLLLCFANGIGLAMRFPVFSAIVPTLVPRAQLPAALTLNALAINVSRIAGPLLAGVVMASLGMGAVFALNAALSLLSCVLILRCKTPPHDSTRVSRGLLETMRGGVAYVRQSPSMRNILVRTFLFFLHSIGLIALLPLVAKGLQANATTYTLLLASMGVGAILSALALPRLAATASPDRVVATGVLLYAGATLTAALAPSVWLVAPALALSGGVWLCVVNTLTMAAQVVLPNAMRARGMAIYQMAIMGGSAAGAALWGQVASRTSVSSALLSSAALSLAMLWLSRRVCVQIVPHPEPEAAPVASVELH from the coding sequence ATGCCCTCCGCTCACCCCTCCGTGCTGCAGCCCCTGGGCCAGCCCGTTTTCCGCATGCTCTGGCTGGCCTGGCTGGCCGGCAATATGACGATGTGGATGAACGACGTTAGCGCCGCCTGGCTGATGGCCCAGCTCACCACCGGGCCGATGATGGTGGCGCTGGTGCAAGCCTGCGCTAGCCTCCCGCTGTTCCTCCTGGGACTGCCCAGCGGCGCCCTGGCCGACCTGCTCGACCGCAAGCGGCTCTATGCCTTCGCGCAGTTCTGGATTGCGCTGGTGTCCATCGCGCTGGCGGTGCTCGCCGCGGCCGGATGGATGACCGCGAACAGCTTGCTGCTGCTGTGCTTTGCCAACGGGATCGGCCTTGCCATGCGCTTTCCGGTGTTCTCCGCGATCGTGCCGACCCTGGTGCCGCGCGCCCAGTTGCCCGCAGCCCTCACGCTCAACGCGCTGGCCATCAATGTGTCGCGCATTGCGGGCCCGCTGCTGGCGGGCGTGGTCATGGCATCGCTCGGCATGGGCGCCGTGTTCGCGCTCAATGCCGCGCTGTCGCTGCTGTCGTGCGTGCTGATCCTCCGGTGCAAGACGCCGCCGCATGACAGCACGCGCGTCTCCCGGGGCTTGTTGGAGACCATGCGCGGCGGCGTTGCCTATGTGAGGCAATCGCCCTCCATGCGCAATATCCTGGTGCGCACCTTCCTGTTCTTCCTGCACTCCATCGGCCTGATCGCCTTGCTGCCGCTGGTGGCGAAAGGGCTGCAGGCCAACGCCACCACCTACACGCTGCTGCTTGCATCGATGGGCGTGGGCGCCATCCTGTCGGCGCTGGCCTTGCCGCGCCTTGCGGCCACCGCTTCCCCGGATCGTGTGGTGGCAACGGGCGTGCTGCTCTATGCCGGCGCGACCCTCACCGCCGCGCTGGCGCCCTCGGTCTGGCTGGTCGCGCCGGCGCTGGCGCTTTCTGGCGGGGTCTGGCTGTGCGTGGTCAACACCCTCACCATGGCCGCCCAGGTCGTGCTGCCGAACGCGATGCGCGCCCGCGGCATGGCGATCTACCAGATGGCCATCATGGGCGGCAGCGCGGCGGGCGCGGCATTGTGGGGCCAAGTGGCTAGCCGCACCTCGGTGAGTTCCGCGCTCTTGTCATCTGCCGCACTGAGCCTCGCCATGCTGTGGCTGAGCCGCCGCGTCTGCGTGCAGATCGTGCCGCATCCCGAACCCGAGGCGGCACCGGTAGCATCGGTCGAGCTGCATTAG
- a CDS encoding NAD(P)-dependent oxidoreductase, which translates to MEKIGFIGLGRMGKPMAANLRKKGFTLVVMDLNGEAVAELVALGASAGESVAQVARDCAIVVTMLPSSVEVEQVALGADGLFANAAAGSLLLDMSTIDPLATDRLQAAALEKGLSVVDAPVGRLAEHADRGESLFMVGASDADFGRVKPLLDAMGTTVYHCGGVGTGGRTKLVNNYVAVTLCQVNAEALALSQRFGLDITKTLQVLYGTSANNGQLHMNFPNKVLAGDTTPGFTIDLAHKDMSLVLGAAHASKVPMPVAAAVYESFSLARASEYGRVDFSGIADAICDLAKIERARVPKGWVAG; encoded by the coding sequence ATGGAGAAGATCGGATTTATCGGGCTGGGCCGCATGGGCAAGCCCATGGCGGCAAACCTGCGCAAGAAAGGTTTCACTCTGGTGGTGATGGACCTGAACGGGGAGGCCGTGGCCGAGCTGGTGGCGCTTGGCGCCAGCGCGGGCGAGAGCGTTGCCCAGGTCGCGCGCGACTGCGCCATCGTGGTCACCATGCTGCCCAGTTCGGTGGAAGTCGAGCAGGTGGCGCTGGGCGCGGATGGCCTCTTTGCCAACGCGGCCGCCGGCAGCCTGCTGCTGGACATGAGCACCATCGATCCGCTGGCGACGGACCGCCTGCAGGCCGCGGCGCTGGAGAAGGGCCTGTCGGTAGTCGACGCGCCGGTCGGCAGGCTGGCCGAGCACGCGGACCGGGGCGAGTCGCTGTTCATGGTCGGCGCCAGCGATGCGGATTTCGGGCGGGTCAAGCCGCTGCTCGATGCGATGGGCACTACCGTGTATCACTGCGGCGGCGTCGGCACGGGCGGGCGCACCAAGCTGGTCAACAACTACGTCGCGGTAACGTTGTGCCAGGTCAATGCAGAAGCCCTGGCGCTGTCGCAGCGTTTCGGCCTGGACATTACCAAGACCCTGCAGGTGCTCTATGGCACTTCGGCCAACAACGGCCAGCTGCACATGAACTTCCCCAACAAGGTACTGGCTGGCGACACCACCCCCGGATTCACCATCGACCTGGCGCACAAGGATATGTCGCTGGTGCTCGGCGCGGCGCATGCATCCAAGGTGCCGATGCCAGTGGCCGCCGCGGTCTATGAATCGTTCAGCCTGGCGCGGGCGAGCGAGTATGGCCGCGTTGACTTCTCGGGCATTGCCGATGCCATCTGCGACCTGGCGAAGATCGAGCGCGCCCGGGTGCCGAAGGGCTGGGTGGCGGGCTGA
- a CDS encoding aldehyde dehydrogenase family protein → MTIKPNLIGGEWLAGSGAIESINPSDTRDSVGDFAMADAAQMRQAVAAARQALPGWAATTTQVRSDLLLKTSLELAARKEELGELVSREAGKTRAEGIGEVLRASQIFQFFAGEVVRYGGENLPSVRPNIGVQVSREPIGVIGLITPWNFPIAIAAWKLAPALAFGNTAVLKPSQDTPGVAWELFKVLERNGLPAGVANLINGRGSVAGEALVAGVDAISFTGSVGTGRTLAQAAVANMVRIQLEMGGKNPLVVLDDADLAVAVECAVNGSYFSAGQRCTASSRLIVTDGIHDRFVEALRKRMVGLKIGHALAAGVDIGPVINQGQLDMVQDYIRIGREEGAELVEGGELLQGDTPGFFMRPALMTGTANSMRINREEVFGPFAAVIRAKDYDEALALANDTEYGLSAGICTTSHRHANHFRLNVKSGLAMINLPTAGLDYHVPFGGTKASSYGPREQGSYAVDFYTQTKTAYVGY, encoded by the coding sequence ATGACAATCAAGCCCAACCTCATCGGTGGCGAATGGCTCGCCGGGTCAGGCGCGATCGAGAGCATCAACCCCTCGGACACCCGCGACAGCGTTGGCGACTTCGCCATGGCCGATGCCGCGCAGATGCGCCAGGCGGTGGCGGCCGCACGCCAGGCCCTGCCAGGCTGGGCGGCAACCACCACGCAGGTACGCAGCGACCTGCTGCTCAAGACCTCGCTGGAGCTGGCCGCGCGCAAGGAGGAACTGGGCGAGCTGGTCTCGCGCGAGGCGGGAAAAACCCGCGCGGAAGGCATCGGCGAGGTGCTGCGCGCCAGCCAGATCTTCCAGTTCTTCGCCGGCGAGGTGGTGCGCTACGGTGGCGAGAACCTGCCGTCGGTGCGGCCCAATATCGGCGTGCAGGTCAGCCGTGAGCCCATCGGCGTGATCGGGCTGATCACGCCGTGGAATTTCCCGATCGCCATCGCTGCCTGGAAGCTCGCGCCGGCGCTGGCCTTCGGCAACACAGCGGTACTCAAGCCCTCGCAGGATACGCCGGGCGTGGCCTGGGAGCTGTTCAAGGTGCTGGAACGCAACGGCCTGCCGGCCGGCGTGGCCAACCTGATCAACGGCCGCGGCTCGGTGGCAGGCGAAGCACTGGTTGCGGGCGTTGATGCCATCAGTTTCACCGGCAGCGTGGGCACGGGGCGCACGCTGGCGCAAGCGGCGGTCGCCAATATGGTTCGCATCCAGCTTGAGATGGGCGGCAAGAACCCGCTGGTAGTGCTCGATGATGCCGACCTGGCCGTGGCGGTCGAGTGCGCTGTCAACGGTTCCTATTTCTCCGCCGGCCAGCGCTGCACGGCTTCCAGCCGGCTGATCGTCACCGACGGCATTCATGATCGCTTCGTCGAGGCGCTGCGCAAGCGCATGGTCGGCCTGAAGATCGGGCACGCGCTGGCTGCGGGCGTGGATATCGGGCCGGTGATCAACCAGGGCCAGCTCGACATGGTGCAGGACTACATCCGCATCGGGCGCGAGGAGGGTGCGGAGCTGGTCGAGGGCGGCGAGTTGCTGCAGGGCGACACGCCGGGCTTCTTCATGCGCCCCGCGCTGATGACCGGCACCGCCAACAGCATGCGCATCAACCGCGAGGAAGTGTTTGGCCCGTTTGCCGCCGTCATTCGCGCCAAGGATTACGACGAGGCGCTGGCCCTGGCCAACGACACGGAGTACGGCCTGTCGGCCGGCATCTGCACCACGTCCCACCGCCATGCCAATCACTTCCGCCTGAACGTCAAGAGCGGGCTGGCGATGATCAACCTGCCCACCGCCGGGCTGGATTACCACGTGCCGTTCGGGGGCACCAAGGCTTCCAGCTACGGCCCGCGCGAGCAGGGCAGCTACGCGGTGGATTTCTACACCCAGACCAAGACTGCGTACGTTGGCTACTGA